The Prochlorococcus marinus str. MIT 9301 genome window below encodes:
- the rpsT gene encoding 30S ribosomal protein S20 → MANNKSAKKRIQIAERNRLINKSYKSTVRTLTKKTLENCEKYKKEPNDENKNLVTTSLNKAFSLIDKAVKKNVLHKNNGANRKSKINNFVKTTLTTK, encoded by the coding sequence GTGGCCAATAACAAATCAGCAAAAAAGAGAATACAAATTGCAGAAAGAAATCGTTTAATCAATAAGTCATATAAATCTACAGTTAGAACTTTGACTAAGAAAACTTTAGAAAATTGCGAAAAATATAAAAAAGAACCAAATGATGAAAATAAGAACTTAGTTACTACAAGCCTTAATAAAGCCTTTAGTTTAATTGATAAAGCAGTTAAAAAAAATGTTCTTCACAAGAATAATGGAGCTAATAGAAAATCAAAAATTAACAATTTTGTAAAAACTACGCTAACCACAAAGTAA
- a CDS encoding TatD family hydrolase, which produces MSNIELIDSHCHLIFENFERDLEDVVSRLRSKGIKKLVHACCELTEIPKLKKISHEFNEIYYSVGLHPLEAKKWEQSSKSLLRKSALEDRRVVAIGELGLDFFKNENKTQQIEALIPQMELAYELKLPVIIHCRDAANEMIEICSDLSNKGKCPDGVLHCWTGTPNEMKQFLDLGFYISFSGIVTFPKAHEIHECAKIVPNDKYLIETDSPFLAPVPHRGKRNEPAFVENVAKFMADLRSTELNTIAKESSKNAEDLFKFDLLI; this is translated from the coding sequence ATGAGCAACATAGAACTCATAGATTCTCACTGTCACTTAATATTTGAAAATTTTGAAAGAGATCTTGAAGATGTTGTTTCAAGGTTGCGTTCAAAAGGTATTAAAAAATTAGTTCATGCTTGTTGTGAATTAACAGAAATTCCTAAGTTGAAAAAAATATCTCATGAATTTAATGAAATTTACTATTCAGTTGGATTACATCCTCTAGAAGCAAAAAAATGGGAACAAAGTTCAAAATCTCTTCTAAGAAAATCAGCTCTAGAAGATAGAAGAGTTGTAGCTATTGGCGAATTAGGTTTGGATTTTTTCAAAAATGAAAATAAAACTCAGCAAATTGAAGCACTGATTCCGCAAATGGAGTTAGCCTATGAACTTAAATTGCCTGTAATTATCCATTGTAGAGATGCTGCAAATGAAATGATTGAGATATGTAGTGATCTCTCTAATAAAGGGAAATGTCCTGATGGTGTACTTCATTGTTGGACAGGAACTCCAAATGAAATGAAGCAATTCTTGGATCTTGGTTTTTACATAAGTTTTAGCGGAATAGTGACTTTCCCAAAAGCACATGAAATTCATGAATGTGCCAAAATAGTACCAAATGATAAATACTTAATCGAAACTGATTCACCATTCTTGGCTCCTGTCCCTCATAGAGGTAAAAGAAATGAACCTGCATTTGTTGAAAATGTTGCAAAATTTATGGCAGATTTAAGATCTACTGAATTAAACACAATTGCTAAAGAGTCATCTAAGAATGCTGAAGATTTGTTTAAATTTGACTTGTTAATTTGA
- a CDS encoding DNA-directed RNA polymerase subunit beta': MTSSKPKKTSRVRKTTKNSKKNNPLTMPALAKTPPSFKNKVVDKKALKNLVSWAYKTHGTAVTAAMADNLKDLGFKYATQAAVSISVDDLKVPEAKQDLIGQAEEQISATEECYRLGEITEVERHTKVIDTWTETNERLVDAVKNNFNQNDPLNSVWMMANSGARGNMSQVRQLVGMRGLMANPQGEIIDLPIRTNFREGLTVTEYVISSYGARKGLVDTALRTADSGYLTRRLVDVAQDVIVREEDCGTERSIVVEAEDGKFGARLLGRLTAEDIFDAEENLVVPQNTAIDPALSGEIEKASINKVKIRSPLTCEANRSVCRRCYGWALAHNHLVDLGEAVGIIAAQSIGEPGTQLTMRTFHTGGVSTAESGVVRSKITGKVEFSSKAKVRGYRTPHGVEAKQAEVDFILKIVPQGSNSGKPQKIEVSSGSLLFVEDGEEINSDITVAQIIAGTVKKSVEKATKDVICDLAGQVRYDKVIQPKEVTDRQGNITLKAQRLGRLWVLAGDVYNLPPNARPVISSGKSVDEGTVLAEASQSSEFGGQVRLRESVGDSREVQIVTTSMSLTNFKLIEESTHSGQIYNLESSDGISYRLNISPGSKISNGEVIADLTDERFRTKTGGLVKYAPGLSVKKARSSKNGFEVSQGGTLLWIPQETHEINKDISLLMIEDMKWIEAGTEVVKDIFSQTSGIVTVTQKNDILREITVRNGTFHECDDEEVLNRFTEEGNLVNPGEKILDGVDNKEILFVQKLETPKCRGLLLRTVEEFTIPDQAELPQLSHVKQEKGPHLGLKAIQRLTYKDGELIKSVEGVELLRTHLSIESFDATPQMTIDVESIEDKNDASINRLNLVILESILVRRDTLSDSSHGSTHTELQVKNDQLVKAGDVIATTQILCKEKGFVQLPNVVEDEPIRRLIVEREEDKIKIKISDKAVVKIGDRVVDGDPISKSVKSTSCGEIEEISNSSVTLRLGRPYMVSPDSVLHVKDGDLVLRGDGLALLVFERQKTGDIVQGLPRIEELLEARRPRDSAILSKKSGIVQIKKGNDEESVSLSVIEKDDFVNEYQLLIGKNIMVSDGQQVTGGESLTDGPINPHELLDCYFNDLKDQKPLIEAARESISKLQRSMVSEVQNVYKSQGVAIDDKHIEVIVRQMTSKVRIEDAGDTTLLPGELIELRQVEDTNQAMAITGGAPAEFTPVLLGITKASLNTDSFISAASFQETTRVLTEAAIEGKSDWLRGLKENVIIGRLIPAGTGFSGFVEELSSEAGPHPDILAEESGGYRRAQNLRPDYTVDMPQSPSVSSTAILDDPSDEDLETTRNRHGIDPSSSNFAAFARPNAENQFSEDQLPDPAALEGLQEEGLLSDE, encoded by the coding sequence ATGACTTCATCTAAACCTAAAAAAACATCCAGAGTACGTAAAACTACTAAAAACTCTAAAAAGAATAATCCACTTACAATGCCTGCTCTCGCTAAAACCCCACCATCATTTAAGAATAAGGTAGTAGACAAGAAAGCCTTAAAAAATTTAGTATCTTGGGCTTATAAAACTCATGGGACTGCTGTCACTGCAGCCATGGCAGATAATTTAAAGGATTTAGGATTTAAATACGCTACCCAAGCTGCTGTCTCTATCTCTGTAGATGACTTAAAAGTTCCAGAAGCAAAGCAAGATTTAATAGGACAAGCTGAAGAACAAATATCTGCTACAGAAGAATGCTATAGACTTGGTGAAATTACCGAAGTAGAAAGGCACACAAAAGTTATAGATACCTGGACTGAAACTAATGAGCGATTGGTAGATGCTGTCAAGAATAATTTCAATCAAAATGATCCTCTAAATTCCGTTTGGATGATGGCTAATTCAGGAGCAAGGGGTAATATGTCTCAGGTAAGACAACTTGTTGGTATGAGGGGATTGATGGCTAATCCTCAAGGAGAAATCATTGATTTGCCTATAAGAACCAATTTTAGAGAAGGTCTCACTGTTACTGAATATGTAATTTCTTCTTATGGAGCAAGGAAAGGTTTGGTTGATACTGCCCTAAGAACTGCAGATTCTGGTTATTTAACTCGAAGATTAGTCGATGTTGCTCAAGATGTAATTGTTAGAGAAGAAGATTGTGGAACAGAACGATCAATAGTTGTTGAAGCTGAAGATGGTAAGTTTGGCGCGAGACTTCTTGGTAGGCTTACAGCTGAGGATATTTTTGATGCTGAAGAAAATCTTGTTGTTCCCCAAAATACTGCAATAGATCCTGCATTGTCAGGAGAAATTGAGAAAGCATCTATTAATAAAGTAAAAATAAGATCCCCATTAACATGTGAAGCTAATAGATCAGTTTGTAGAAGGTGTTACGGATGGGCGTTGGCTCATAATCATTTGGTTGATTTAGGTGAGGCAGTTGGAATTATTGCTGCTCAATCTATTGGTGAGCCAGGAACTCAATTGACAATGAGAACTTTCCATACTGGAGGTGTATCTACTGCTGAGAGTGGAGTAGTAAGGTCAAAAATTACTGGTAAAGTTGAATTTAGTTCAAAAGCTAAGGTTAGAGGTTATAGAACCCCACATGGCGTAGAAGCTAAACAAGCCGAAGTTGATTTCATACTAAAGATAGTTCCTCAAGGAAGTAATTCTGGCAAACCTCAAAAAATTGAGGTCTCTAGTGGATCGCTTTTATTTGTAGAAGACGGTGAAGAAATTAATTCTGATATAACTGTTGCTCAAATTATTGCTGGAACCGTGAAAAAGAGCGTTGAAAAAGCAACAAAAGATGTTATCTGTGATTTGGCTGGTCAAGTTCGGTATGACAAGGTTATTCAACCAAAGGAGGTAACAGATAGGCAGGGTAATATTACCTTAAAAGCTCAAAGATTAGGCAGATTATGGGTTCTAGCTGGAGATGTTTATAACTTGCCACCAAATGCAAGACCGGTTATATCATCTGGAAAATCTGTAGATGAAGGAACTGTTTTGGCAGAAGCAAGTCAATCAAGTGAGTTTGGCGGACAAGTTCGATTAAGAGAATCAGTGGGAGATTCAAGAGAAGTTCAGATTGTTACTACTTCAATGTCTTTAACTAATTTTAAATTAATTGAAGAATCTACCCACTCAGGTCAAATATATAATTTGGAATCTAGTGATGGTATATCTTATCGTTTAAATATTTCTCCAGGAAGTAAAATCAGTAATGGTGAAGTAATAGCTGACTTAACAGATGAAAGGTTCCGGACAAAAACTGGAGGTCTTGTAAAGTATGCACCAGGATTAAGTGTCAAAAAAGCAAGATCATCTAAAAATGGTTTTGAAGTAAGTCAAGGAGGGACATTGCTTTGGATTCCTCAAGAAACACATGAAATCAATAAGGACATATCTCTTCTAATGATCGAAGATATGAAATGGATTGAAGCTGGAACAGAAGTTGTAAAAGATATCTTTAGTCAAACATCAGGTATTGTTACCGTTACGCAAAAAAATGATATCCTTCGTGAAATAACTGTAAGAAATGGAACTTTTCATGAGTGTGATGATGAAGAAGTTTTGAATAGATTTACAGAAGAAGGAAATCTTGTAAATCCAGGTGAGAAGATTTTAGATGGTGTTGATAATAAAGAAATTCTATTTGTTCAAAAATTAGAAACACCTAAATGTCGAGGCTTACTATTAAGAACTGTTGAAGAATTTACTATTCCTGACCAAGCAGAATTACCCCAACTTTCTCATGTTAAGCAGGAAAAAGGACCACATTTAGGCTTAAAAGCCATACAAAGGCTTACCTACAAAGATGGCGAATTGATAAAATCAGTTGAAGGAGTTGAATTACTTAGAACACATTTAAGTATTGAAAGCTTTGATGCTACTCCTCAAATGACTATTGACGTCGAGTCGATCGAAGATAAAAATGATGCATCAATTAATAGATTAAATTTAGTAATCTTGGAGTCTATTCTTGTAAGAAGAGATACTTTATCCGATTCCAGTCATGGCTCAACACATACAGAACTGCAAGTCAAGAATGATCAATTAGTAAAAGCAGGAGATGTAATAGCTACTACTCAAATTCTTTGTAAAGAGAAAGGATTTGTTCAATTACCAAATGTTGTTGAAGATGAGCCTATAAGAAGGTTAATTGTTGAAAGAGAAGAAGATAAAATTAAAATTAAAATAAGTGATAAAGCAGTAGTTAAAATTGGCGATCGTGTAGTTGATGGCGATCCTATTAGTAAGTCTGTAAAATCGACTTCTTGTGGAGAAATAGAAGAAATTTCTAATAGTTCAGTAACGTTAAGACTTGGCAGGCCTTATATGGTTTCTCCTGATTCAGTTTTACATGTTAAAGACGGAGATTTAGTTCTTAGGGGAGATGGTTTGGCTTTACTTGTTTTTGAGAGGCAGAAAACTGGAGATATCGTACAGGGATTACCTCGTATTGAAGAGTTGTTAGAAGCTAGGAGACCCAGAGACTCTGCAATTCTAAGTAAAAAATCTGGAATTGTTCAGATAAAAAAAGGTAATGATGAAGAATCAGTTTCGTTGTCGGTAATTGAAAAGGATGACTTTGTTAATGAATACCAATTATTAATCGGGAAAAATATAATGGTTAGTGATGGACAACAAGTCACAGGTGGTGAATCTTTAACTGATGGTCCAATTAATCCGCATGAACTTTTAGATTGCTATTTCAATGATTTAAAAGATCAAAAACCTCTTATAGAAGCGGCTCGAGAATCTATATCTAAACTTCAGAGAAGTATGGTAAGTGAGGTTCAAAATGTTTATAAGTCACAGGGTGTAGCAATCGATGATAAGCATATTGAAGTTATTGTTAGACAGATGACAAGTAAAGTCCGTATAGAAGATGCTGGGGATACTACTCTTTTGCCTGGTGAACTCATAGAGTTGAGGCAAGTCGAGGATACAAATCAAGCAATGGCAATTACAGGGGGAGCTCCGGCAGAATTCACTCCTGTTTTGTTGGGGATTACTAAAGCCTCTCTTAACACGGATAGCTTTATTTCAGCAGCATCTTTCCAAGAAACAACAAGGGTTCTTACAGAAGCTGCAATTGAAGGTAAATCTGATTGGTTAAGAGGTTTAAAAGAAAATGTTATCATTGGTAGATTAATACCTGCAGGTACTGGTTTTAGCGGCTTTGTTGAGGAATTATCCTCAGAGGCTGGACCTCATCCCGATATCCTCGCAGAAGAATCTGGTGGATACAGAAGAGCCCAGAACTTAAGGCCAGACTATACAGTTGATATGCCACAATCACCTTCTGTAAGCTCTACTGCAATACTTGATGATCCCAGTGATGAAGATTTGGAGACAACGAGAAACCGACATGGAATCGATCCTTCTTCGAGTAATTTTGCAGCCTTTGCAAGGCCTAATGCTGAAAATCAATTTTCTGAAGATCAATTACCAGATCCTGCGGCATTGGAGGGATTGCAGGAGGAGGGTCTTCTTTCTGATGAATAA
- a CDS encoding DNA-directed RNA polymerase subunit gamma, with amino-acid sequence MTNSNLRTENHFDYVKISIASPQRIMDWGQRTLPNGQVVGEVTKPETINYRTLKPEMDGLFCEKIFGPSKDWECHCGKYKRVRHRGIVCERCGVEVTESRVRRHRMGYIKLAAPVSHVWYLKGIPSYVAILLDIPLRDVEQIVYFNCYVVLDPGDHKELKYKQLLTEDEWLEIEDEIYAEDSTIENEPFVGIGAEALKQLLEDLDLNQVAEELREEITNSKGQKRAKLIKRIRVIDNFIATNAKPEWMVLDAIPVIPPDLRPMVQLDGGRFATSDLNDLYRRVINRNNRLARLQEILAPEIIVRNEKRMLQEAVDALIDNGRRGRTVVGANNRALKSLSDIIEGKQGRFRQNLLGKRVDYSGRSVIVVGPKLKMHQCGLPKEMAIELFQPFVIHRLIRQNIVNNIKAAKKLIQKADDEVMQVLQEVIEGHPILLNRAPTLHRLGIQAFEPKLVGGRAIQLHPLVCPAFNADFDGDQMAVHVPLALEAQTEARMLMLASNNILSPATGEPIVTPSQDMVLGSYYLTALQPNYQKPEFGDNKTTFASLEDVIFAFEDKRLSLHEWIWVRFNGEVEDEDEMRSPQKTQLLEDSSRLEIWNLRRDRFDSDNNLISRFILTTVGRVVMNYTIIDSVSKT; translated from the coding sequence ATGACAAACAGCAACTTAAGAACTGAAAATCACTTTGATTACGTCAAAATTTCAATAGCTTCTCCACAAAGAATAATGGATTGGGGGCAGAGGACATTGCCCAATGGACAAGTAGTTGGTGAAGTCACTAAACCAGAGACTATAAATTACAGGACACTTAAACCGGAAATGGATGGGTTGTTTTGTGAAAAGATTTTTGGGCCATCAAAAGATTGGGAATGCCATTGTGGAAAGTACAAAAGGGTAAGACATCGCGGCATTGTTTGTGAAAGATGTGGGGTTGAAGTGACTGAAAGTCGAGTCAGAAGACATAGGATGGGATATATAAAACTTGCTGCGCCAGTTTCCCATGTTTGGTATTTGAAAGGAATACCTAGTTATGTTGCGATACTCTTGGATATCCCTCTTAGAGATGTAGAGCAAATAGTTTATTTTAATTGTTATGTTGTTTTAGACCCGGGTGATCATAAAGAACTTAAATATAAGCAATTACTCACTGAGGATGAATGGCTGGAAATTGAAGATGAAATTTATGCTGAAGATTCAACTATCGAAAATGAACCTTTTGTTGGAATTGGTGCAGAGGCACTCAAGCAATTACTTGAGGACCTTGATTTAAATCAGGTTGCTGAGGAGCTTAGAGAAGAAATTACTAACAGCAAAGGGCAAAAGAGGGCAAAACTTATAAAAAGGATAAGAGTTATTGATAATTTCATTGCAACCAATGCTAAACCAGAATGGATGGTATTAGATGCAATCCCAGTTATACCTCCTGATCTTAGACCTATGGTTCAGCTTGATGGAGGAAGATTCGCAACTTCAGATTTAAACGACTTATATAGAAGAGTTATAAATAGAAATAATAGACTGGCTAGGCTTCAAGAAATTTTAGCTCCTGAAATTATCGTAAGAAACGAAAAAAGAATGCTTCAGGAGGCAGTTGATGCCCTTATAGATAATGGAAGGAGAGGAAGAACTGTTGTTGGAGCAAATAATAGGGCTCTTAAGTCCCTAAGTGACATAATTGAAGGAAAACAAGGAAGATTTAGACAGAATCTTCTTGGAAAGCGTGTTGACTATTCAGGAAGATCCGTAATAGTTGTGGGTCCAAAATTAAAAATGCATCAGTGTGGTCTTCCAAAAGAAATGGCGATAGAGCTCTTTCAACCTTTCGTAATTCATAGATTAATTCGACAAAATATTGTAAATAATATTAAAGCTGCAAAAAAATTAATACAAAAAGCTGATGACGAAGTTATGCAGGTACTTCAGGAAGTAATTGAAGGTCATCCAATTCTCTTGAATAGAGCCCCTACGCTGCATCGTTTAGGAATTCAAGCTTTTGAACCGAAATTAGTTGGAGGTAGAGCAATACAACTTCATCCTTTAGTTTGTCCTGCATTCAATGCTGACTTCGATGGAGATCAAATGGCAGTACATGTTCCTTTAGCTTTAGAGGCACAAACTGAAGCACGCATGCTTATGTTGGCCAGTAATAATATTCTTTCTCCTGCTACCGGGGAACCAATTGTGACTCCATCACAAGATATGGTTTTGGGATCTTATTATCTAACGGCTCTGCAACCGAATTATCAAAAACCAGAATTCGGAGATAATAAGACTACTTTTGCTTCATTAGAAGATGTTATTTTTGCTTTTGAAGATAAAAGACTCAGCCTACACGAATGGATTTGGGTTAGATTTAATGGAGAGGTTGAAGATGAAGACGAAATGCGTAGTCCACAAAAAACTCAATTGCTAGAAGATAGTTCAAGACTAGAGATCTGGAATTTAAGAAGGGACAGATTTGACTCTGATAATAACTTAATAAGCAGATTTATACTGACAACTGTTGGGAGAGTGGTTATGAACTATACCATCATCGATTCTGTATCTAAAACGTAA
- the rpoB gene encoding DNA-directed RNA polymerase subunit beta, whose product MSSSALQVAKTATYLPDLVEVQRASFKWFLEKGLIEELQNFSPISDYTGKLELHFIGEEYRLKRPRHDVEEAKRRDATFASQMYVTCRLINKETGEIKEQEVFIGELPLMTERGTFIINGAERVIVNQIVRSPGVYFKDELDKNGRRTYNASVIPNRGAWLKFETDKNNLLYVRVDKTRKINAHVLMRAMGLSDNDVVDKLRHPEFYQSSIESANDEGINSEDQALLELYKKLRPGEPPSVSGGQQLLHSRFFDPKRYDLGRVGRYKINKKLRLTVPDNVRTLTHEDVLSTIDYLINLELDIGGASLDDIDHLGNRRVRSVGELLQNQVRVGLNRLERIIKERMTVGETDSLTPAQLVNPKPLVAAIKEFFGSSQLSQFMDQTNPLAELTHKRRISALGPGGLTRERAGFAVRDIHPSHYGRLCPIETPEGPNAGLINSLATHARVNEYGFIETPFWEVKNGKVDKEGNPVYLSADLEDECRVAPGDVATDKDGNIIANLIPVRYRQDFEKVPPHQVDYVQLSPVQVISVATSLIPFLEHDDANRALMGSNMQRQAVPLLRPERPLVGTGLESQVARDSGMVPITKVNGTVSYVDANEIVVKDEDGNEHFHYLQKYQRSNQDTCLNQRPIVKIGDRVISGQVLADGSACEGGEIALGQNVLIAYMPWEGYNYEDAILVSERMVTDDLYTSVHIEKYEIEARQTKLGPEEITREIPNISEESLNNLDEMGIIRIGAFVESGDILVGKVTPKGESDQPPEEKLLRAIFGEKARDVRDNSLRVPKTEKGRVLDVRIYTREQGDELPPGANMVVRVYVAQRRKIQVGDKMAGRHGNKGIISRILPREDMPYLPDGTPVDIVLNPLGVPSRMNVGQVFELLMGWAAANLNCRVKVVPFDEMYGAEKSHQTVQAFLEEASKQPGKAWVYNPDDPGKLLLKDGRTGEPFDQPVAVGYSHFLKLVHLVDDKIHARSTGPYSLVTQQPLGGKAQQGGQRLGEMEVWALEAYGAAYTLQELLTVKSDDMQGRNEALNAIVKGKPIPRPGTPESFKVLMRELQSLGLDIGVYTDEGKEVDLMQDINPRRNTPSRPTYESLGTSEYEED is encoded by the coding sequence ATGAGCAGTAGCGCTTTACAGGTAGCAAAAACAGCTACTTATCTACCAGATTTAGTTGAAGTACAAAGAGCAAGCTTTAAATGGTTTTTGGAAAAGGGTTTAATAGAAGAATTACAAAATTTTTCTCCAATTTCTGATTACACAGGTAAATTAGAATTACATTTCATCGGTGAAGAGTACAGGTTAAAAAGACCTAGACATGATGTTGAGGAAGCTAAAAGAAGAGATGCTACATTTGCATCTCAAATGTATGTAACTTGCAGGTTAATTAATAAAGAGACAGGGGAAATTAAAGAACAAGAAGTATTTATTGGCGAACTACCATTAATGACTGAAAGAGGAACTTTCATTATTAATGGTGCTGAAAGAGTTATTGTTAATCAAATTGTTCGAAGTCCCGGTGTATATTTCAAAGATGAACTTGATAAAAATGGTCGAAGGACCTACAACGCTAGCGTTATTCCTAATAGAGGTGCTTGGTTAAAATTCGAAACTGACAAAAATAATTTACTTTATGTGAGAGTTGACAAAACTAGAAAAATTAATGCTCATGTTCTTATGAGAGCGATGGGCCTTTCAGATAATGATGTGGTCGATAAACTAAGGCATCCTGAGTTTTATCAAAGCTCCATTGAGTCAGCTAATGACGAGGGTATAAATTCAGAAGACCAGGCATTACTTGAGCTATACAAGAAGCTACGTCCTGGTGAACCTCCCTCTGTTTCAGGCGGACAACAACTGTTACACAGTAGGTTTTTCGATCCAAAAAGATATGATTTAGGACGAGTTGGTAGATATAAAATAAACAAAAAATTGAGACTAACCGTACCAGACAATGTGAGAACACTTACCCATGAAGATGTCCTCTCTACCATTGATTATTTAATTAATCTAGAATTGGACATTGGCGGCGCTAGTTTAGATGATATCGATCACCTTGGTAATCGGAGGGTTAGATCTGTAGGAGAACTTTTACAAAATCAAGTCAGGGTTGGACTCAATCGCTTAGAGAGAATTATTAAAGAGAGAATGACTGTAGGAGAGACAGATTCTTTAACTCCTGCTCAACTAGTAAATCCCAAACCTTTAGTTGCTGCTATAAAGGAATTTTTTGGATCCAGTCAATTAAGCCAGTTCATGGATCAAACTAATCCTCTGGCTGAATTAACACACAAGAGAAGAATTTCAGCATTAGGTCCAGGTGGTTTAACTAGAGAAAGAGCAGGCTTTGCAGTAAGAGATATACACCCTTCGCATTATGGAAGATTATGTCCTATCGAGACTCCCGAAGGTCCTAATGCAGGACTTATAAATTCTTTAGCTACCCATGCAAGAGTTAATGAATATGGTTTCATTGAAACACCTTTTTGGGAAGTCAAAAACGGTAAAGTGGATAAAGAAGGTAATCCTGTTTATCTTTCTGCTGATTTAGAAGATGAGTGTAGGGTGGCTCCAGGAGACGTCGCAACTGACAAGGACGGAAACATAATTGCAAATCTAATACCAGTAAGATATCGACAAGATTTTGAAAAAGTTCCACCTCATCAAGTTGATTACGTTCAGCTTTCTCCGGTTCAGGTGATTTCAGTTGCTACTTCACTTATTCCTTTCTTGGAACATGATGATGCTAATAGAGCTCTAATGGGATCAAATATGCAACGCCAAGCCGTTCCACTGCTCAGGCCAGAACGTCCTTTAGTTGGTACAGGTTTAGAATCTCAAGTTGCTAGAGATTCCGGGATGGTTCCCATCACAAAAGTTAATGGAACTGTATCTTACGTAGATGCTAATGAGATTGTCGTCAAAGATGAGGATGGTAATGAACATTTTCACTATCTACAGAAATATCAAAGATCAAATCAAGATACTTGCCTCAACCAAAGACCTATAGTGAAAATTGGAGATAGAGTTATATCTGGTCAAGTTTTAGCAGATGGATCTGCATGTGAAGGAGGGGAAATTGCCCTTGGCCAAAACGTTTTAATTGCTTATATGCCATGGGAGGGGTACAACTACGAGGATGCAATTCTTGTGAGTGAGAGGATGGTTACTGATGATTTATATACTTCAGTGCATATTGAAAAATATGAAATTGAAGCAAGACAAACGAAGTTAGGGCCTGAAGAGATAACGAGAGAGATTCCTAATATTTCGGAAGAAAGCTTGAATAATCTTGATGAGATGGGAATTATTAGGATTGGTGCTTTTGTAGAGAGTGGAGATATCCTTGTAGGAAAAGTGACTCCAAAAGGGGAATCAGACCAACCACCGGAAGAAAAACTGTTAAGAGCCATTTTCGGTGAAAAAGCTAGAGATGTGAGAGACAATTCCCTCAGAGTACCTAAAACTGAAAAGGGAAGGGTTTTGGATGTTCGTATTTATACAAGAGAACAAGGTGATGAATTACCTCCAGGAGCCAATATGGTTGTGAGGGTTTATGTTGCCCAGAGAAGAAAAATTCAAGTAGGTGACAAAATGGCCGGGAGGCATGGAAATAAAGGAATTATTAGCAGAATCTTACCAAGAGAAGATATGCCTTATTTACCTGATGGAACCCCTGTAGATATAGTGCTTAATCCTTTAGGAGTTCCAAGTAGGATGAATGTTGGTCAAGTTTTTGAATTACTTATGGGCTGGGCAGCTGCCAATTTAAATTGCCGGGTTAAAGTCGTTCCATTTGATGAAATGTATGGAGCTGAAAAGTCACATCAAACTGTTCAAGCATTTTTAGAGGAAGCTTCAAAACAACCAGGTAAAGCTTGGGTTTACAATCCTGATGACCCTGGAAAGTTATTACTTAAAGATGGTAGGACAGGGGAACCTTTCGATCAGCCAGTTGCTGTTGGATACTCTCACTTCCTCAAGTTAGTTCATTTAGTGGATGATAAAATTCATGCTAGATCTACTGGGCCTTACTCTTTAGTTACACAGCAACCATTGGGTGGTAAAGCTCAGCAAGGTGGACAAAGGCTTGGAGAAATGGAAGTATGGGCTCTTGAAGCTTATGGAGCCGCTTACACACTGCAAGAATTGTTAACAGTTAAATCTGACGATATGCAAGGAAGAAATGAAGCGCTTAATGCAATCGTAAAAGGTAAACCGATCCCAAGGCCTGGTACTCCTGAATCATTTAAAGTTCTTATGAGGGAATTACAATCTCTAGGGTTGGATATAGGAGTTTATACAGATGAAGGAAAAGAAGTAGATCTAATGCAAGATATAAACCCGAGAAGAAATACTCCATCAAGACCTACTTACGAATCTCTCGGAACCTCAGAATATGAGGAAGATTAA